Proteins co-encoded in one Euleptes europaea isolate rEulEur1 chromosome 1, rEulEur1.hap1, whole genome shotgun sequence genomic window:
- the LOC130483904 gene encoding oxidoreductase HTATIP2-like: MAAPKREELKNLRDSFRAKKQACFILGASGETGKELLAKILRQQLFSKVTLIGRRKLDLEGPFYSNVRQEVVDFAKLDESAAAFQGHDVGFCCLGTTRAKDGVDGLARVDRDYVHHSAELAKAGGCRHFVLLSSACANASSPFLLMRLKSEAESLVKAVGFDRCSIFRPGLLLCDRQESRPAEWIARQVFGAVAYIFPTFYSVPTVTVACAMVNNVVMPGPANQKVEVLENADIHVLGNIQ, encoded by the exons atggctGCCCCCAAGCGAGAAGAACTGAAGAATCTCCGGGACTCTTTCCGGGCCAAGAAGCAAGCATGTTTCATCTTGGGTGCCTCGGGTGAGACTGGGAAGGAACTGCTGGCTAAAATCCTGAGGCAGCAACTGTTCTCCAAGGTGACGCTCATCGGCCGGAGAAAGCTGGATTTGGAAGGGCCATTCTACAGCAACGTG AGGCAAGAAGTTGTTGACTTTGCGAAACTGGACGAGTCTGCTGCTGCCTTCCAAGGCCATGACGTTGGATTCTGCTGCCTGGGAACGACCAGGGCCAAAGATGGAGTG GACGGACTGGCACGCGTCGACAGAGATTATGTTCACCATTCAGCAGAACTTGCAAAAGCTGGTGGATGTCGTCACTTTGTCTTACTGTCAAGCGCGTGTGCAAATGCTTCCAGCCCCTTCCTCCTCATGCGGCTTAAG AGTGAAGCAGAGTCCCTGGTCAAAGCAGTTGGGTTTGACCGCTGCTCCATATTTAGACCAGG GCTGCTGCTGTGCGATCGTCAGGAGTCTCGCCCTGCTGAGTGGATAGCCAGGCAAGTTTTCGGAGCAGTAGCCTACATCTTCCCCACCTTTTACTCTGTCCCCACAGTGACTGTGGCCTGCGCAATGGTGAACAATGTAGTAATGCCTGGACCTGCTAACCAGAAGGTggaagtcctggagaatgcagACATACATGTCCTAGGAAACATTCAATAG
- the LOC130477641 gene encoding 1-phosphatidylinositol phosphodiesterase-like: MDQTDSFDNTPQPAASLPDWMSDLPDHLSISRISIPGTHDTMSLYGGSKIRCQSWPLAAQLEAGVRFLDIRCKLEDGHFLIYHVNTYQEADFSSVLKATLSFLKQHPRETVLMRVKEELPILPDADFGPRLRRYLDEEGQGQVWVEEAIPSLGEVRGKIVILEELENEVLGVPYEALNVGDSWHVLSSEYKWDQVLEHLETADAASHATLHLTFCSGNGLFTNPEELAKDINQRCYEHLSAQAGKAGRWGVVIMDFPGAGIIRTIVESNLETGNDDTTAQNL; the protein is encoded by the coding sequence ATGGACCAGACTGATTCATTCGATAACACCCCTCAGCCTGCTGCTTCCCTCCCTGACTGGATGTCAGACTTACCTGACCACCTTTCCATTTCCAGAATCTCAATCCCTGGCACCCACGATACCATGAGCCTCTATGGTGGCTCAAAGATCCGCTGCCAGAGCTGGCCACTTGCGGCTCAGCTAGAGGCCGGCGTACGCTTCCTGGATATCCGCTGTAAACTAGAAGATGGTCATTTCCTAATTTATCACGTCAATACTTACCAGGAGGCAGACTTTTCCAGTGTCTTAAAAGCTACCTTGAGCTTCCTGAAGCAGCACCCACGGGAGACAGTTCTCATGAGGGTCAAAGAGGAACTGCCAATTCTTCCCGATGCCGATTTTGGCCCCCGCTTGCGACGCTACCTGGATGAAGAAGGCCAAGGACAAGTTTGGGTGGAAGAAGCCATTCCTTCCTTGGGTGAGGTGCGGGGGAAGATTGTCATCTTGGAGGAGCTGGAGAATGAGGTTCTGGGGGTGCCCTATGAGGCACTGAATGTTGGCGACTCCTGGCATGTTCTCTCTTCAGAGTACAAGTGGGATCAAGTTTTGGAGCACTTGGAGACGGCAGACGCTGCTAGCCATGCTACGCTGCACCTTACCTTTTGCTCTGGCAACGGGCTTTTCACCAACCCTGAGGAACTGGCCAAAGACATCAACCAACGCTGTTATGAACATCTGAGTGCCCAGGCTGGGAAAGCGGGGCGGTGGGGTGTGGTGATCATGGATTTTCCTGGTGCAGGAATTATCAGAACGATTGTGGAGAGTAACTTAGAAACGGGGAATGATGACACGACTGCTCAGAATTTGTGA
- the LOC130477651 gene encoding olfactory receptor 10Q1-like, whose amino-acid sequence METYNSSQDVDFVILGFSTSERLQITLFALFLLMHLITLSGHLAIVAVTLIDSALQTPMYFFLHNVSSIEVCYTLVMVPKMLSNFLAKSRRVSLMDYATQMYFFIALGGAECFLLAVMAYDRYVAICNPLRYAIIMSRSFCVQLLVVAFVSGFTISLGLTTLIFRMPFCGSHKVNHFFCDIPPMLFLACSDTHANELAMLLVCMMILLIPFLLILVSYVFIANSIFRIKCAEDRKKAFSTCAAHLTVAVLHYGCAIFIYIRPKSSYSLDQDKVVSLIYTNVTPMLYPMIYSLRNKEVKGPLKRIWERKFVSMGTKSSSTEA is encoded by the coding sequence ATGGAGACATATAACAGCAGCCAAGATGTTGATTTTGTGATCCTGGGATTCAGCACCAGTGAACGTCTGCAGATCACGCTGTTTGCTCTCTTCCTTCTCATGCACCTCATCACCCTGTCGGGGCACTTGGCCATTGTGGCTGTAACGTTGATTGACTCCGCCCTCCAAACCCCCATGTATTTCTTCTTGCACAACGTGTCTTCCATCGAAGTCTGCTATACCCTGGTCATGGTACCCAAGATGTTGTCCAACTTCCTGGCCAAGAGCAGAAGAGTCTCCTTGATGGACTATGCCACGCAGATGTATTTTTTCATCGCCCTGGGGGGTGCGGAGTGCTTCCTCTTGGCTGTGATGGCCTACGATAGGTACGTGGCCATATGCAATCCGCTGCGCTACGCTATCATCATGAGCCGGAGCTTCTGCGTGCAGCTCCTGGTGGTGGCTTTCGTCAGCGGCTTCACAATCTCACTGGGACTCACCACCCTGATTTTCAGGATGCCCTTCTGTGGCTCGCATAAGGTCAATCACTTCTTCTGTGACATCCCGCCCATGCTCTTCCTGGCCTGTAGTGACACGCATGCCAACGAGTTGGCCATGCTCCTCGTCTGCATGATGATCTTGCTCATCCCATTCCTTCTCATTCTGGTTTCCTATGTCTTCATTGCCAATTCCATCTTCAGGATCAAATGTGCTGAGGACCGGAAGAAGGCCTTCTCCACCTGCGCCGCTCACCTGACTGTCGCCGTGCTCCATTATGGCTGCGCCATCTTCATATATATACGTCCTAagtccagctactccctggatcAGGACAAGGTGGTCTCTCTGATCTACACCAATGTCACACCCATGCTGTACCCCATGATTTACAGTCTCAGGAACAAGGAAGTCAAAGGACCACTCAAGAGAATATGGGAAAGGAAATTTGTTTCCATGGGAACAAAATCAAGTTCAACTGAGgcctag